One genomic window of Arachis hypogaea cultivar Tifrunner chromosome 8, arahy.Tifrunner.gnm2.J5K5, whole genome shotgun sequence includes the following:
- the LOC112708491 gene encoding protein UNIFOLIATA-like produces the protein MDPADAFTTSLFKWDPRTVLPPPPSSATRPPPQILDYTVAPPAVSPSSVSFPPPKRPDLGGLEELFQAYGIRYYTAAKMAELGFTVRTLVDMKDDEIDDMMNSLSQIFRWDLLVGERYGVKAAVRAERRRLEEEELIKRRNFLCTTDTTTNALDALSQEGLSEEPVVQQEKEAAGSGGGSTWEVVGGGEERRKQVQQERRRRRSNKINNKGINRSNNEDGEEEELEGEENDMIEGSNGGNGGERQREHPFIVTEPGEVARGKKNGLDYLFHLYEQCREFLIQVQAIAKDRGEKCPTKVTNQVFRYAKKAGASYINKPKMRHYVHCYALHCLDEDASNELRRTFKERGENVGAWRQACYKPLVAIAARQGWDIDAIFNAHPRLSIWYVPTKLRQLCHAESNNAAVVATVAVSTSVSPAVAQLPF, from the exons ATGGACCCTGCTGACGCATTCACAACAAGCCTCTTCAAGTGGGATCCACGCACGgtccttcctcctcctccttcctcTGCCACTCGTCCGCCGCCTCAGATCCTTGACTACACGGTTGCTCCCCCTGCTGTCTCCCCTTCTTCGGTGTCCTTCCCGCCACCCAAGAGACCCGACCTAGGAGGTCTCGAAGAGCTTTTCCAAGCCTACGGTATACGCTATTACACGGCGGCAAAGATGGCAGAGCTAGGGTTCACGGTGAGGACTCTTGTTGACATGAAAGACGATGAGATCGACGATATGATGAATAGCCTCTCTCAGATCTTCCGATGGGACCTTCTCGTCGGTGAGAGGTATGGTGTTAAGGCTGCCGTTAGAGCTGAGCGGCGTCGTCTCGAGGAGGAGGAGCTTATCAAACGCCGTAACTTCCTCTGCACCACTGATACCACCACCAACGCCCTTGACGCTCTTTCTCAAGAAG GTTTATCAGAGGAACCAGTGGTGCAACAAGAGAAAGAGGCTGCTGGAAGCGGGGGAGGGAGTACGTGGGAGGTGGTAGGCGGCGGAGAAGAGAGGAGGAAGCAGGTGcagcaagaaaggaggaggagaagaagcaaCAAGATAAATAACAAGGGAATTAATAGAAGCAACAACGAGGATGGTGAAGAGGAAGAGTTAGAAGGAGAAGAGAACGACATGATTGAAGGGAGCAATGGCGGCAACGGCGGAGAAAGGCAAAGAGAGCACCCCTTCATAGTGACGGAGCCTGGGGAAGTGGCACGTGGCAAGAAGAATGGATTAGACTACCTTTTTCATCTCTATGAACAATGCCGTGAGTTCTTGATCCAAGTTCAAGCCATTGCTAAGGACCGTGGGGAAAAATGCCCCACCAAG GTAACAAATCAAGTATTCAGGTATGCAAAGAAAGCAGGTGCAAGCTACATTAACAAGCCAAAGATGAGGCACTACGTCCATTGCTATGCCCTACACTGCCTCGACGAGGACGCGTCTAACGAGCTCCGACGAACCTTCAAGGAGAGGGGCGAGAACGTGGGCGCCTGGAGGCAAGCGTGCTACAAGCCTCTAGTTGCGATAGCTGCTCGTCAGGGTTGGGACATTGATGCCATCTTCAATGCTCATCCTCGCCTTTCCATTTGGTATGTCCCTACTAAGCTCCGCCAACTTTGTCATGCTGAGAGTAACAATGCTGCTGTGGTCGCCACCGTAGCAGTCTCTACCTCTGTTTCGCCAGCAGTTGCCCaacttcctttttaa